TGCTGCTTCAGCGTAATCGGCTCCTGCTGTTGATTCTCCACCTGAAATCACACAAAGCCTGTGTTTAGGCTCTGCTGGTGAGAAGGAACAGACACTTCCAGAACCtgcttgaaaaacaaaagaagcatCTGTGACTCCTTCCCTGACCAGGGTTTTACCTTTGTTACAGGGTTTTTCCAGGCTGCAGACACTATCTgatttcctcccctcctccctcccgtcCCCAGCAATTACTGCTTAAGCTGTTAAAACAAGCGTAGCCAGTCTGGTACGAAGTGGAAAATATGATCCTAGGGAAGTGAGCAGGCAGGGGAAAAGGGAGGTCAAGAGGAGGTGGGCtgggagcaagagagaaaggaattagGCAAGAAGAAGTTTCTCTCTCCCCTGAaagcaaaggctcccagcccGCCCAAGCCAATGCCTCCGACCTCCGCCACCACCTACAGCCATGGGGGCTCCTCCTTGCCCGCCACTGACGCTGCTGCTCTCAGCTCCCTCTCTTCAAACTGAAGGATACAAAAGTCTTTACcagcaaaatgaaagagaaacaagCTTAAGCTTACTGCAGCATCCTCTCTGTTTCAAATACATCTCTACAGCAGGCTGACTTGCAGCTCGTTCCCGTGCGGATAGGATGACTAAATGCTGCTGTCATTTAGGCCACAGCGAAGCCACAGTACTCAGCTCACTCACTCCAAATTCAGCCAGACTCAGGCCCTGAAGAAGGCACCTCTCCAGCTATTTAAGGCCTTGGCTGTACTTGCAAAATCCATTCCTACGCATCAGGGACCACTGCACAACCTCCCACAAGCTGATGTGAACAGTGGTTTCCTAGAACCATCTATCTTATTAAATGTGTCTcaggatgttttgttttcttaaagcttCACTACCTAGAGTAAGCAATTCTGTAAGAATCAAgcttttaataagaaaattttGGCTTCTGCATGGGAAGAAGGGGAAACCCCCCAAAGCCAGCAATCGTGACTCAAAGACCTAAAATCCCCAAGTCTGAGATTAGCATTAGTTACTATTTTGCTGCTGAATGAGCTAGAAGTGGCAATATGCACCTATAGCGTAAGCAGGTCCAAATCCCCaattctgctttgagcagaacCTTTCTATTTCAAACTTCCCAGTCTGCATGACATCGATGCAACATTTCCAGCTTTTGAGTGGtagttcaaaacaaaaaaaggctttaATTTATATATAACAAAACCATGTATAATCAGTTGAACAACATTGACTgtacaaaggaataaaaaaataaaaggatagtcaaaaaaaaaaaaaaaaaacaacccaaaacccaCAACCCCATAGGAATGGTACAAGTGTTGGAGAGCAGCTAAAGACTAGTGTTGATATCAGACACAAGaacctttttctttcaaattaaaaaatatatatatattgagcAAACATTCTAGGTAAATCTTCCGTTTTCAATCCAGAGAGGATCTGTTGAGATTTTACAGGATAAAATCCACTGTGGTCAAAAGATGTGGGAGGTGTCACTTGCTTCAGGGCAAAAATCAAGCAGAGGTAAATAAAGTCTTTTTCTAGACATACAGCAGCTTTGTGATTTCATGATGGAAACCTTCACTGCCTCTTCTCCCCATATACTGGAGCCTGGCTACCATGGAGGCAAGAGGCCATGTGTGGTCCTGTGTTGCCCAGAAGATGTTTTCCAGAAGTTGCCTtttgcagtgctggggggccATCACCTGTTGGCCGTATATCCCTGGATTCCCAGGCTGCTGAGCCAGTGATTGTCTTCTGCTCCATGTTAAGTGATGGGAAACAGGTGCCAGTCAGCCCAGACAGGTTCTAGAAATCCCCTGGCTTCCACACCACCAAGCCAAAATTGGCTACAGCTTTGCTCTTAAGCCAAATCACTACTACAAAGgattcctctcccccctctgcctgcccctccctTTGGGTCTAATTCTCTCCTCGCTCATTTGAGCTGGGCAATAAAGCACACTAGAGACAAGCCAAGAAATCTACCCctgggttgtgctttgttttaaagagcagggaggggaaaggCTCCTTCATTTCCTAAGCTAGTTTAGAAGAAAGAAGTGCCCTGCAGAGGGGACGTATCAGCCCAGGAcgtgccccctcctgccccactgaaCAAAGTGGGTTGTCagccacacaagaactgctgCAGCTTCATTCTGCCCATGCAATGCAACAAGCTGTTTTGAGGGGGGGGCAGAAGAGGAGCAAGCCAAGGCCTTGAGGAATTGCTAGTAAGCAGAGGAAGATGGCAGCGCTGTACAGGTAGGTCTCCTCAGTGAAGAGAAGACTGGCCCAGCACAATGAAAAGCAGTTCACCGAGATCTGAAGGCCGTGAAAGCTACTCACAAACTACCTGTCCTGACTGCCCACAAGAATCTGTCACGTAGCCTGGTCCCACTGTCAGGCTCTACTTAATTTCTGTAATAAGGGCTAgggatttttttcaagtttccAGGTGAACTTCCAGCACAAATCAATACATTACTATGGGACTAAACCATGGAAGCACATGCCCTTGTATGACAGATCTTCCCCCACAACAAGCATATATCTCAAGCTCTTGTCACCGAGCATGCTTGCTCTCTCAGATCCAGGAGCAGTACTACAGACCAAAGCAGTTTGCCCTTCCTGATTTCCTGCCGCAGCCACGTGCGAGCAGAATGCATTTGTCACTTCATGCAACCCTATGGTTTGTGTGACTGCTCTTTTCCATACTGTTTTCAGTTTTCATATTCCAATAGTGGCTAGCTTTCCAGTCCCAATCACTGCCTGCTCCTTCACACTCCAGTAGGAAAAggtccttctctcctttccccactTTCATCTAGGACAGGAGCCAGAGCGACACTAGCTTAGGcataaggaagaagaaataagCCAGGATTCAGGGGCCTCTGTCTCCTGGGGTAGTGACCTTAGAATCTGGAGAGCAGGGGTGCACCCAGACAGCTAGATGGCAGATGCAGGACTCCAGAAACAGCAGTCCAAGCTGTGCAGCAGTAGGAGACAGATTCTGcacttttttctctgcttttagaCTTGATGCTTCTACCCTCTGCTTCTCCATCCCCGATCAGCTGCACATCAGAAAATGCAAAGTGAACATGGCATCAGGTGGCTGTGAGAGTTCTAACCTCAGAGTCGCATCTCTGTCCTGCCtattccccaccccaccccaccccaaatcCACATCCTTGGTGTCTCCACTCTGTCCCTCAATTGATTTAAACCCCACCCCTGCCTGCAGTACTTGTAAGTTTTAGGGAACAATCACAATAAAGTAGCTTGGAGTATGCAACAcaaattattctttccttctgtatatgtagtatttaaaaaaagtaaacccATGGGGTGATTGAAAGTCTCTTAAAGCATTTGTATGTTTTCACCTTAAAATCCCCCACTTCTCCCCTTTTGCTGACACTGGAAAAGTTAATCCAATGCTTTTATTTACATGGCTGCATAAAATTTTCCCTgactgcttcttaaaaaaaaaaaacttaaaaaacccCCAagttatatgcatatatatatatatatatatatatatataatatttacataaataGATGAAGAAGGCAAGCAAACTGCTTCCCTCAACTTTCCAATTGGCCAACTCTCGCccccccttcttcttttttttttttttttggcaacagcaGGTTAACGTCCTGGTGGAAACTGTCATCAGTCCCCTGTGcccatttcttttttcctacaTCCAATGATCACTATTGCACCAGCTATCTGTTCAGGAATCCAAGAGTTAAAGTTGCAGCACAGACTCTCTTTGCCTACTCCCTTAAGCCTCTCAATCTTCCATTAAATCCATTCCTCTACTGAGGCTGGATgagctttttcccctccccccctgccccaaccCAGCAGCTGTTGAATTTTCCACCCCAGGCTGAGAGGCAAAGCCTAAAGCATTCTTGGAGGGGCACTTGGCAGACCCCTCTCCCTGCCAGTCCAATGAGATCCAGCCGGCACCACACTTCATATACGAAGCCAAACATGAGCACGTTCCCAATCTTGCGTGCACCGTcggaaaagcaaacaaagcccATCCGAAAGAATCCAGTCGAAAAGGGTTAAGTGTGCAAACATCTGTACATCGGTGGGTGAGTGTGGATATATTAAGAAGCTCACGGCGCATCCATCCTGCTAAGAAATCTTGCAGTTGTTGCGTGAGCAGTTCTGTGGGGGGCTCTGGGGTGGACGAATTGATTTGGATCTCTTCAAGCTGTTACCTTTGCTGCTGCTCCCACCCCCGCTGCTGGCCAAAGAATATGACCGGCCATGCATCATCACTGCATTCATCCCATTTGCCATAGAGAAGGATTTCAGGTGACTCTTGATGGTGACAGGCAATGGCAGCTTGTCAATGAGGTGGACTGGGGTGCAGGACACAATGGCTCGGCAGCACAGGTCCTGTAAGCTGAACACTGGTGGGAGAAAAGACCAGACAGTCAATATTGCAAGGACAGGCTTCTTCCTTCAACAATTCTTTATGCTGTGTAGTTCTTGTTTCTTAGAGTAGAAAAGCTAAGAGGAAAGCTAGGAGGCCTTGAATAGAGAACAGATTAGTTGGGAATCCTTTATTCACAACCTTTTGTCCTAAATTCCAGGCAAGCTCTGCCTTTACAGGTTAGCGTTTTTTGAGACACCAGCTTTGGTGGCAGCACTGGGGTAGACACTACTGCCACTCCTCCTAGCACAGTGGACACGATAGGTAGGGGCCTTGCTCACATTCCTGCTAGACACTCGGTTTCTCAGGCTACCATTTGGCAACCTGAAGGACAGGCTCGGGGAAAGCAGGCAACAGGTTCTGCAAGCCCTGAGGCTGGACATATTCCCATTTGGGATTGGTTTGGCAAAGAGTTGCCAAGGAGCAGGCTCTTTGCTGAGTGATTGAAGTAGCAAAGATCCCACCAAACCAGAACAAGGCTCAGCCACTTAAGGCTTCCCAGTGTCTTCTTAACTCAGTGCAAAAGATGCAAATCTGCTTTGGGAAGTCTACTCGGATGGGATTTCTCAGCAACTGGCCACATGAGGGCATGCTTTCACCTCCAGCCTGCAGAAGGCTGCAATTCGTAAAAGCCTCTCTGCTATTCCAGAGCAGGCAGCGCAGGAAGCCAGCAGTTAAAAATCCTGCCTTTGGAAAAGATTCAGGAGAGGTCTACAGCAAAGAGAACTTCACTTTCAAAGCACAACTGCAGGCCAGCTGCTAGCTACCCAGCTACACTAGCTCAACATAAGGCAAGCTGTCAGCACAGAGCATGGTGTGACCTAGCACCGAGGAACTTGCTGTCAGGATGCAACCTTCTACCTCTGGCATGAAGACTGTCTGAATTGCAAATTCAGCCCAGACTGCTTCTCTCCTGCTCACCAGCCTTCCACAAGTATGAAACAGCAGCATACCAACAAGGTCAGGTGCAGTGATCTGGTGATGGGGGCTAGCTAATAGGATCTTCCTTTCCCCAATGAGCAGGAACTTAGGACCCATATGAAGGCAGACAACCCCACAGGTGGGGATATAAAACTCCTGCTGCTTAATCTGTCAGTGGGGCACACTGCGACCTCCAGTCAGAAATGTGGGACCTAAAACTATTTTACTTCAAATGCAACATGCTGAGAAACAGTATGGACTCAGCTCACAATCTGCCACACTGCAGATGTGTGCATGACGTGCTGGACTATTCCAGCAAACTGCTCCATGTCTGGAATAGGCATGTAATTTAGTCCCTTTCAACACTTTGTGTTGCCTTGGATTCACTCAGCCTCCATGCCTCTCTGAAGCTGGAGATACAGGCTCAGACAAGGATAAAGACAGAGGTGTTTACACTTGGATTCATCCCACAAATATTTGATTGAAGTACTTTTAAGTTGTGAGCTTAATTGCCCTCAGTCTCATctagagcagagagagagaggtgtaggATGCTCCAGAGCAATTCAGAACCTACATGCGCCACATTGCCCTCCAGAGCTGCCCATACCTCACTGTCAGCTGCAGGGTTCCTGCAGTAATACAGGCAACTTGACGAAATGCCTCAAGTTAGACAAGCTACATCTGAGCCACAACATCAGGTGCTTTCAGATCCCACAGTTACTAGTAAACATGCCTCCCACCTCAGGGGAGGCAGACAGCCATATCCCTCCATTTCAGCCTAGTCAGCCGTCATGCCTTCTCCACTCAGAGCATCTTCCCCACTACTAACCTCTGTTGGGTCTCCAAATCTTCTCCATGCCATGCCGCATGAGCACAATACGAGACAACTCTGTGAAGGATTCTATGACGTTGAAGTTGCACAGCGGGCTGACCTCAAAAAACGTCATGCAGTTCTTCTCCGCATAGGCCCGGGCCTGCTCTGTTGGTACTTGCCGCTTGAAGGCAAGGTGAAGCCTGTTTCCCACCAGGATTCGAGGGACACCTGGggcatgctttaaaaaaaggaagatggaaaAGCATGGCTTGCCTTTAGCAATGGGAGCTTATGTCTGGTATTTTACTTACCTTCAGTAGCAGCAAAGGGGTAAGAAATAGAAGCTGCTCTGATGATGAGTGACTGCCAAGCAATTGGGACTAGATGATGAGAAAGGCTAATTTATCCTCTTTAGAATCCATTTTAGAAGTAATCTCCCTATGTTTCTTGGCTATTCCCAAGCCCTTTGTTGCTATTCTGGATTTATACAGAAGTAGAGAGCAGGCACTTGTCCCCTCGCTTTGCTGATTAGTAGATTGCAATGATTCTCCACAGCAGAGCCATTCCCATCCCTATCTCAAAAGTGCAGC
This region of Apteryx mantelli isolate bAptMan1 chromosome 16, bAptMan1.hap1, whole genome shotgun sequence genomic DNA includes:
- the RAB40C gene encoding ras-related protein Rab-40C, which encodes MRGRMGTQGSPVKSYDYLLKFLLVGDSDVGKGEILESLQDGASESPYAYSNGIDYKTTTILLDGRRVKLELWDTSGQGRFCTIFRSYSRGAQGILLVYDITNRWSFDGIDRWIKEIDEHAPGVPRILVGNRLHLAFKRQVPTEQARAYAEKNCMTFFEVSPLCNFNVIESFTELSRIVLMRHGMEKIWRPNRVFSLQDLCCRAIVSCTPVHLIDKLPLPVTIKSHLKSFSMANGMNAVMMHGRSYSLASSGGGSSSKGNSLKRSKSIRPPQSPPQNCSRNNCKIS